From one Actinomyces sp. Marseille-P3109 genomic stretch:
- a CDS encoding ABC transporter ATP-binding protein: MLIALLRRCLCPYVALLLCVLVLQFAEVMASLYLPTLNADIIDKGVATGDTGYIWRMGAFMLGVSLAQGVCSVAATYLAARAAMSMGRDLRGEVFDRVSGFCEREISAFGVGSLITRNTNDVQQVQMLVMMSATMLVTAPFMAVGGIIMAVTRAPGLSWLIGVSVPVLLVAVGGIVGRMLPLFRSYQDRLDAINRVMREQLTGIRVIRAFVREQAETRRFEGANTDIAWVGERVGQLFVLLFPLVMLVLDVTIVGVIWFGGHQVGDGDVEVGTLIAFMSYLMQILMGIVMASFMTIMIPRAAVCAERISEVLATAPAIVSVPGAVTSFPAPGTVEMRDVTFVYPDADARVLAEVSFTVQPGTTTAIVGSTASGKSTVVRLLARLLQASSGQVLIGGTDVREADPEALWSQMGLVPQQPFLFAGTVASNLRLGREQATDDELWEALQVAQAKDFVEAMDGGLQASIAQGGTNVSGGQRQRLAIARALVRRPDILIFDDSFSALDVSTDARLREAMGPATAGITKVIVAQRISTIVEADQILVLDGGHLVGSGTHKSLLATCPVYREIVTSQLGAETTA, translated from the coding sequence GTGCTTATTGCGCTGCTGCGTAGGTGTCTGTGTCCGTATGTAGCCCTGTTGCTGTGTGTGTTGGTGCTTCAGTTCGCTGAGGTGATGGCCTCCCTGTACCTCCCCACCCTCAACGCCGACATCATCGACAAGGGTGTGGCCACCGGGGACACCGGCTACATCTGGCGGATGGGCGCGTTCATGCTGGGGGTCAGCCTGGCCCAGGGCGTGTGTTCGGTCGCGGCGACCTATCTCGCGGCGCGCGCGGCGATGAGCATGGGCCGGGACCTGCGCGGCGAGGTCTTCGACCGGGTCAGTGGCTTCTGTGAGCGGGAGATCTCCGCTTTCGGGGTGGGCTCGCTCATCACCCGTAATACCAATGACGTCCAGCAGGTCCAGATGCTGGTGATGATGAGTGCCACGATGCTGGTGACGGCGCCATTCATGGCGGTGGGCGGCATCATCATGGCGGTCACCCGGGCGCCGGGCCTGTCGTGGTTGATCGGGGTGTCGGTGCCGGTCCTGCTGGTGGCGGTGGGCGGCATCGTGGGCCGGATGCTGCCCCTGTTCCGCTCCTACCAGGACAGGCTCGACGCCATCAACCGGGTGATGCGCGAGCAGCTCACCGGTATCCGGGTGATCCGCGCCTTCGTGCGCGAGCAGGCCGAGACGCGGCGCTTCGAGGGGGCCAACACTGATATCGCCTGGGTCGGTGAGAGGGTGGGCCAGCTCTTCGTGCTGCTGTTCCCGCTGGTGATGCTGGTGCTGGATGTCACGATCGTGGGTGTCATCTGGTTTGGCGGGCACCAGGTCGGTGACGGTGACGTGGAGGTCGGCACCCTCATCGCCTTCATGTCCTACCTCATGCAGATCCTCATGGGCATCGTCATGGCGAGCTTCATGACGATCATGATCCCGCGCGCCGCCGTGTGCGCCGAGCGCATCAGCGAGGTACTGGCCACCGCGCCGGCTATCGTCTCGGTGCCGGGGGCCGTGACCAGCTTCCCGGCTCCCGGAACGGTTGAGATGCGGGACGTCACCTTCGTCTACCCCGACGCCGACGCCCGTGTCCTGGCGGAGGTGAGCTTCACGGTCCAGCCCGGTACGACGACGGCGATCGTCGGCTCGACGGCGTCGGGCAAGTCCACGGTGGTGCGGCTGCTGGCCCGGCTGCTTCAGGCCAGCAGCGGGCAGGTGCTCATCGGCGGCACCGACGTGCGCGAGGCCGACCCCGAGGCGCTGTGGTCGCAGATGGGGCTCGTGCCCCAGCAGCCCTTCCTGTTCGCCGGGACCGTGGCCTCCAACCTGCGTCTGGGGCGCGAGCAGGCCACCGACGACGAGCTGTGGGAGGCCCTTCAGGTCGCCCAGGCCAAGGACTTCGTTGAGGCGATGGACGGGGGCCTCCAGGCCTCCATCGCCCAGGGTGGCACGAACGTCTCTGGCGGTCAGCGTCAGCGCCTGGCGATCGCCCGGGCCCTGGTGCGCCGGCCGGACATCCTCATCTTCGACGACTCCTTCTCGGCCCTGGACGTGTCCACTGACGCGCGGCTGCGCGAGGCCATGGGGCCGGCGACGGCCGGCATCACGAAGGTGATCGTGGCCCAGCGCATCTCCACGATCGTCGAGGCCGACCAGATCCTCGTCCTGGACGGCGGCCACCTGGTGGGCAGCGGCACCCACAAGAGCCTGCTGGCCACCTGCCCCGTCTACCGCGAGATCGTCACCTCCCAGCTCGGGGCGGAAACCACAGCATGA